The sequence ctttttcaactttcttagtttccgtgccaaccatcaaatgggtagttgattggtggacggagggagtaacttatATCTTATGTATAAtggtataatttatttaacaatccatattatattattaaaattaaataatcatgTATATTATACTTATATTCCTTTGTTCGAAAAAAATTGTGATTTTCTAAAAATTTATCACAATTTTTTCGAACGGACCACTTAAATTTGTCACTTTCGTTTGTAATAGTAGAGTTCACACAACTTCACTCATATTTAAAGTGAGATTCTTATTTGACTAATACTAATaattttacttatattttattaaaatttgtattattatttataatgtgacaatttttttgtgaaaaaaagagaatatatatttacatattttatttgaaaagtATTGCACGGTGAAGCGTGCGGCAGCGGTCTAGCTAGCTAGTGcaaaattgttatttttggtGTAGGTTAGTATCCTATTTGTAAGATTTTAATTGATCATTGAGATTCCAATTTTGATTACACTTTCAATTTAGCAAAATCGAAAGTAGAAATTACAAATGAGATGTAAGTAAATGGCTGTGAAATATGTGAAGAGATATCAAtgaaattaattcaaaaatctATAAACCGAGAATTCTACAATTAAACATCTTCTAAAAAGAATACAACTAACCGAGAAAATATATGCTCATATGATAAGCTAGAAACTATCGAGCTAGGAAAATTGCTAATTCCACTGCCAACATTAGGAAATGACAGGACTACCCCTGAGCCAACTTCATGGATTACATATCAACGGTAGTTGCGGTATATTGGAGTGTACATGCAGCTCTCTGCAAACTCCACGAGATCCTTGGGGCGAGGGAGACGAGACGCGAGGCCTGAGaagggtaaaatagtcatttcACGCCCTACGTcttccgtttttttttttctttccagaAAGTAATACTGACTCGTCTCAATTCAATATTACCACATTTCCTTATTTGAACGTATCATTTCAATAAGTCATTTTCAAAATAGAAAATCGATACATAACAAATAGCCCACACAACTCATTATTTAGAGATCTAGGCAAGCATTACCGAGTTCATATGCCTTGGCGGCTACAGTGGCTGCAATTTGGGCTGAAATTTTTCTGATACTTGCAAATGGAGGGTATATCAGTCCTTTGTCAAAGTTCTCGTCCGTTGTCTGAGCTGCCAATGCTTCCGCTGAGAGCAAAAGTATAAGTTATAATGTCAATAGCAGCTCTCTGCAAACTCATACGAGAATAGAAGATGAAACACGATTTATGCAAACTTATACGAGAATAGAAGACGAAACACGATTTATAATAGAGGATCTCGTTCGCGTACTTACATGCTGCCAATAACAGATCATCGTGCACACGGATAGTACCAGAGATGATCAGTCCTAAACCGAATCCGGGGAATACATATGCATTATTTGACTGAGAAGATGCATCAATTGAGTTCATTTAGGAGAGAAAAAATCAAATGGTGAGATAAAAATTTTCTTTGTTGCTAGTTCTAGACTTCTAGGTATAGAGCTGAACCTGGCCTGTTGCGTATGTTTTCCCGTTGTACTCGACCGGGGGGAATGGGCTTCCGCTGGCAAATATTGCGCGTCCCTAAGAGAGTTCTCTAGGTATGTTAACACGAACACGAACACAAAACGATAAATATGTTCCGGGAGAATAAATGCATTTACCTCACTCCATGTGTAGGCTTCTTCAGCAGTACATTCTGATTGTGAGGTTGGATTTGACAAAGCAAGAATGAGAGGTTTCTGAAAGCATCATAATGATGTTATTAGATTAGTTTgtgcgcagagagagagagagagagagagagagagagagaacctcATTGTTGGCAGCCATAGCCTCTACTACTTCTTTTGTGAAGGTCCTTCCCACACCAGAAGTCCCAATCAGAACTGATGGCTTTATCTCCTGCAATTAGAAAAAAACCATAGTATTTTATCAACAAAACCAAGATCAGGAGTTTTACACGTTACATTTTCGTGTTGCATCTCGTGTTTCAATTTTAAACGCATATTAGTACAAGAAGATCACACCTTAACTGCATCTAACAATTCTTGAACTGGTTCGTGCTCGTGAGCCCAAGGCAGTTTGAAATGCTGAAGAGACTCTTTACGAGAGCTGACAATCAACCCCTGTCATACAACGACAGAGCTATTCACGACCTTGATCGAATTTGACGTTCTTCTTGAACAAATATACACATGATCTTGCCTAAAACAGATGAAGAATACCATACCTTAGAGTCCACTAGCCAAATTTTCTTCCTTGCCTCCTCGACTGGAGTGTTTGCCTACAAGGGTAGTCATCACGATCTCATGACTAAAAGCTCAGCAAATGAAGATAGAGAGCAGATGGTGAGACGAGTAGTTACCCTTTTGGACATCTCAAGCGCGATAAGTTCAGCTATGCCGGTTCCAGCCTTGCATTACCCAAAATAGACAAGATTAGAAGAAACTAAAAAATGGTAGCTAAACATGCTGTTTTTCAACATCAATATCTTGGTCTTCATTAAACAGGCATTGGATGCAGAATCAAGAGAAAATTTGCCTAAAAAAGACACTTTTACTCTAAAACACATGGTCTGGTGTTCAATCTAAACGAGGAAAGAAGAGCTGCAGCAGATTGAGTCTAACCTCTCCGGCCCCAAGGAATAAGAATGTATGATCTGCTAAGTCTCTTCCCATTAGTTTTGAGGCTGAAACTACGCCGGCAAGTACCACGGCGGCAGTGCCCTGAGACAAAGAGAACAGAAAAGTTTAGGTCTTCCTCGAAAATGGAACGGAACTATAGtgtggggagggggggggggttaCATGATCAAGCAACCTCAAATTTGTTTTTCTATCTATCAGAATCAGAGTATGCGACGGATTTATCTATATTAGTTCTTATCTATTTAAGTTATCACCCAAAGCAAACACCCCTCGTGTTTGTTCACCTGGATATCATCATTGAACACAAGATGGGTCGTGCGATACTTGGCAAGAAGATCGAAAGCATTATGATTCGCAAAGTCTTCAAACTGGAAAAACAATTGAAATGTTAAATCAATCGAGGAAATATTGGCTTAATTTTTGCAGaattgtttatatatttatggtgTTGCAGACCTGTACTAGGATCTTCTCACCGTAGTTTTGTTTAACGGCGATCATGAACTCTTCGAGAAGCTCAGCATATTCCTACAGTTAGGTCGGAGTGTGAAAAAGTTTGCATCTCGTATAAAGAAAATATGGCTTTTAAGAAATGTCCAGAGTGTGAAACCTGCCCAGTAGCTCTGTTCTGCCTAAGGCCAATGTAAAACTCGTCATCCAACAACTTCCTGTTGTTTGTCCCAACGTCGAGTGTAATAGGCAGGCACTGTCAAATTGCAGATTAAGGTAAACGTTGTGCAGATAGAAGGGAagtttctaaaaatagaaaCTATGCTCTAATTTCAGAGTTAGCAAACTAGAGATAAACAGAAGCCAGTTTTTTCCATGGCATGAAATAACATAACACAACATAAAGGATTATGGGCCACTATGTAGTCACTGCAATGTTAAAAATGAAGTTCACTCACTTCACCAGTACGACCAGTTTCATAAAAGACAAAACTAATCTTTGTACAGTGAGGGCGAAAACCAAGTAGTTGCTCTACACTTACAGCTGAAGGACGAACGCCTCCTAGAGCTGTATATAGAGATAGTTTTCCCACAGGAATCCCCATACCCTACAACATTATTGTGTGTATTTAGTGATCTATGATAAATTAATAGGTATTTCAAattgaatgaataaattataaGAACCTGACAGCCAAGGTCTCCAAGGCCTAAAATGCGCTCACCATCTGTGACCACAATCACTTGAATAGCCTTTTCAGGCCAGTTTCTCAACACTTCAAGAATCCTTCCCCTGAGAAAGAGACGTGGAACTCAGATAAGATAAGTTAAACGAACAATCTTGAATGATGTAAGAATGAGATGAGAAAAAAAAGGCACGTATGAGGACTACTTGTCTTTCAAGCTGATATAGAGTCCTTGAGGACGCCTGAAAATGTTGCCGTACTTCTGGCAAGCCTCACCTACGACGGGTGTGTAAACTACGGGAAGAAGCTCCTCAACATTATCTATCAGAAGCTTGTAAAATAGCCTTTCATTTCTCTCCTGGTACAAATTAGAGAGATAGTGTCTGGAGTAAGGATCACTGGATATCACAGTGGTGGACACAGAAAATTTTATAGAGGGGTTATTATTCGATTTTCAACTATCCAAagcaaaaaaaatcaagaaacagAATCTTCTATATAAAATGTCAATTCAAGAATGGAGAATTCTGTAATTTTAGCAACTTCACCTGGAGATCCATCATCGCCATATATCTATGCAGCGGCACTGTATATTGGCGTAGAATGTGCAGCAACCTCTTCTCCTGCAGCCAAGTAATAGATCTGGTGAGAAACAGATGATACTAATGTCTAACAAACTGCAATAACTTTCTAGAAAACCTGCAGCTCTTGGGAGATGACAACTGGAGGTAGAAGGCCCCTCAAATAATGtgcatctctctctttctcagaGAATGCCAGTCCTTTATTGTGGCGTGGATCACGCAACATACTATACCCACTGTAAAAACACACTAAAAAATGTTTATAAATCCATGTTGAAGAAAGTGAGTTTGACAAATTTTGAGATAATGTATAAATGCAAGTAAAATCGCACTTGAAATCCAATGATAGAACTCATCCATCATTTAGAATAGCATCATCCTACTAATGACAAAATGATAGTAAATCAACATTCAATATTGTGAGTTTGACAAGGATTTGAGATAGTAAACGTTGTAATCAACATCGCTTGCTCAATAAAATCCCAATTAGAACGTAATTTGCATGCTAACTGGTGATTAGAAGTTTATGGATCACCCAGCAACAGAAACAAATTATGCCCAATCTAAACACACAAAATCTGAGATAATAAACCCAATCTAAATCACAATTTCCACATAAATCCCACTAAAAATCCAGTGACAtaaatctcatccatcattcaGAGCAACATCATTCAACCACGAccgaaaaaacaaaataaaagtaaaaattatcCCTAATTACTGAGAATTAAAACTTTATAGAATCACCTAGCAACAGAAATCGCCCACGGCGTGATCGGCTGATCCTCGGTGGCTCTGTCTTCACCGTAGATATCCAAAACACCACCACCAATTCCACATTTATCGATTAAGTCGAGAACTGATTCGCCGCTCAGCTCCTTCATCGTGCTCTCCATCACAAATCTCGATCGAACGCAACTACACCAGAAACAATTTCAATGTCGACAGAAACAAAAACAGTCTCCACTCTCAGAAAtcacattttctttattttccttCAACGTCTTACTTATTGAACGCATAACTtcgaaaattaaacaaaaaaaatatgaagaGGAAGGAGATGCAAAAATGAGAGCGGTGTGAAGTGATACCTGAACAAAAATCGGATCCAATTGCACTTGCATGATTGAAGCTAGGAATAGAGAGAATGAATGTATGCATGGAAGATGGGAAAAGAAGTGCGTTTGTCCGTACacgtagagagagaaagatgccCGCGAatttgaggagagagagagaaagagacggTTTATTGTCAGTTGGAGTTTTAAACTGAAAGCTAGCTAGCTCACTCTTGAAGTAAATAACTAATTAACGGGCTTGGCCCAATTTCGTATCCAGCCCATTGAGATCAGCCCAACATATTTTTATTGCATGACCCACAAagatttaagatttttttttttctttgaggaataagattaagattttattttactttataattGGCATGTAAATAGACGAAATATAAGTTaattatgaaattgaaaatgattttaaaaattaatcacaTAATACATgacctttaaatttatttatatttttaattaaataagtcctatgcttaattaatttaacatgtttttttttaaataacatgGTACAAAACGACGTCTTTGTGATATGtcatttaaataataaaaaaataaaattaaacagcGACATCCAACTAGCTATGTCAAGATTTTGGAGGCCGAAAAGTAAACACAACATTTTTTATACAAAAGTTGATAGTTTAaggtttaaataaatatatcatatagttcaatataatttttatactttGGGGTTAAATAACTAATACTCCAATTTTTTGTAAAGGTTTACTGAAATTTCACACtatctttttcttctttacaTACATACAcgacctttcaatttttttttaatttcctcaTTTGATTCTAAAATTTTACCCAAATTGAAGTTGGGTTGGTAGTTGAAATTTTCAACGTGGCCAAATCAacaattagaaaaaaaaaaacatggcaCACTAATGAAGTACACTAAAATGACGtcatttataactaaaaatgaGTTTCAAAATCTACAAATCATTCAATTGAGAAGAATTGGAGTAGATTAAGGCAAATTCACGATGAGTTCAAGAAATGAGTCACAACTAGAGTGAAGGGAAGATTTCAAGAAAGGTTTCATATCGCAAGGACATTTTTTTCAAGGGATATTGCATTTTTCAAGACCATCAATCCATCATCGAGCTCGTGGGTGGCACATGGAAccattttttgaatttgaaactTATATTTAGTTATAAAATGACGAATGTTCTAATTGCATTGTTTTTTTCTTATCGTCGATTTGGTCATGTTGAAATTTCCGACTGccaaatcaatttcaatttgAGGGGAATTTAAAATCGCAttcaaaattagaaaaatagaaaagttGTGTATCTTTGTCCTTTTTTGTGTGTGTAATTTAACAAAACccaaaagttcatgtatttgcATACTAATATccctttaaataaatattttttataattcaaaatatttttaataaaacaaATAGTAATTTAGATTCAAATTGATATTTACCATTTAACTAATAAGTGTATTTCATACAATAAAACACATAAGTCATTACATATTACTATATTGTTTGATTTTAGGGGTCATATATGATATATGTCGACTGGTTAAAAACAAAAATTGCTTTTTTATCTGTCAGAAACAAAAAGTTACGTGCAATTTCATAACAAttttagaataaaaaataaatatcactAAGTCGCATAGAGATAGTTATATTTTAGAGGAACTGTACAGAACCGGACGCAAGCGAGCCGGAGGCGGTATGAAGTTTGTGTGTTTAAATAGACGCTGAATCCATATGGAATTTTCCAAAACTCTGACATGGCGTCCCCTCCTAAGACCCACATTCCGCTGCCTCCGGACCCTGGTAAATTTTCAAATCCAATTTTTTCAAATaatatttgtgtttaatttGATTCGGTGTTCGTAGTTAATTTGTATATGCATTTGCATTGATTTCACCGGTTGTTTATCGCTTGTATGAAATCGGTGCTTTAATCTGATTAGTGAGCTGAATTTCTGGAACTAATGGTGAAAGCTCGGTTCATTTGATTACTAGATTTGTGTGTTTCAAAATTTAGGCATTTTATTTGATCGCGAGGGAGGAAGTGAAGTGATGATTTAGGCGGATTGATTTTGGGGTAGCAGTTCGTTTGGATCATTTGAGCTTTTGCTTCTCGTATGATTTTGTGGAATTTAGACTAAGCGTTAAGAGAAACATTTAATGTTGCGTGGCTGTTGGAAGAAGttgaaattattgaaaatatgaTTTCATAATATAGAGCGGATTGCTCATTTTTTTGAAAGTGAAAGTTACTGGTCATTTGATCTGATAAAATATATGTTGTTATTGAAGAGGCGAAGCTTGGTTGTGTTTTGTGGTCTTTTGATTTGTGTTCGATCCATTAATTACTATAacatgagtattttttttcaaatgcatTAGGACAGTGGTATAGGGAAGTGCTATCTTAGTTTGAAATAGTAGGAGGCAGAAGTTTGACGATATAGTGCCTTGTTTTTGGAAAATGCATGACATGCTGCTATAGACTAGTCATTCCAGCAAGAGTTTCCTGAACAACCTGATTTactacatgttagaagtgcatTCTCTCTTATTTTTTGCAGGTGACAAATCCTTAGACAGTGAAGCATGTTTGCCTTCAGTTCCTATCCATGTTGTCACCCATGCATCTCAACTTCCGGAAGAATTCCTACACCCTTCATGTGAAAAACAATTGGTCATAGGCTTTGATTGTGAGGGGGTTGATCTTTGCCGGCAGGGGACGCTTTGTATTATGCAGGTTCTTACTTCAATTCTCTTAAAGTAATGTGTTTATATTTGAAAAGAAAACGAGAATAAATTCTGACTTTTAATAGATATTTTCATGATAATCTTTTGATGCTTAGTAAAATGAACAGTAAATTTGTATGCATGAGTGATAATTCATGATTTCCTCATCCCTATTTCTGTCTAGTTAATGCATATGATCTAGTCATAGAACTACTTTAATGATACATGTTggttttcttctatttttttctGTTAACTAGCTTTagtaatttgaaagaaaaaaacatgaacaaaaCCTTTGATTAAGTGATCATACCAAGGTGCTGGTTCATGCTTCTATTCCTGGTAATAATACCACTCCTTTATTCATCTAAAGAAATGCCATTGTTAGAGAGAAAAGCTCTTTCGCCTGCCAAAGCTCACAAGTGAGGCTTATGTAATCTCAACTAATAGCATTATGTTATGCAGCTTGCTTTTCCAAATGCAATATACCTTGTTGATGCCATTGAGGGTGGAGAGACACTTGTGAAAGCCTGTAAGCCTGCACTTGAGTCTAGTTACATCACAAAAGTTATCCACGACTGCAAACGAGATAGTGAGGTCTCTTGGTGATTTGTACTTGTCCCTCCCTTCCACCTTCATGCACCCcaaaaaattctataattttTCCATACATCCTTTTGTATGTTGCAGGCATTATACTTTCAGTTTGGCATTAAGCTGCATAATGTTGTGGACACCCAGGTTTGTACTTCCATTTGTTGTTGATGTGAGAAAACTAATTGATATAATGTGAATAATGACTATTATTGCCTAAAATCTATTGTCTGCATTGTTGTTCGTTTTAGCAGGGAATGTACATGAACTTTCTCTGTCGAGAAAAAGATGCAATTAATACTAATTAACCTTCTATCAACAAATAAGAGAACTACTTCTCATgtactaatattttttatgtataaataATCATCTTAACTTGACGTGTACATACATTTATTTAAAGAGTTGTGCTCTCATTTCGTGCCATCAACTGCTGTTTTCTTTTCTCACTTAGTTTTGATGATGTGTGTCTGTATGCATTGCTTGCATGGGCAGCTTTCTTCTAACAGGAGAATTGAGCTGCAAAGCAGTGTCGCATTATCATAACTATTGTGCTTTGTTCACTGCCTTCAATAACTTATGGAGTTCAGAAATCTCTCTTTCGATTGctagatttcaaatgacaaACCTATTCTCATCCTTTTATATTTATCACAAGCAGATTGCATATTCTTTGATTAAGGAGCAAGAAGGGCAGAAAAGAGTGCCAGATGACTACATATCATTTGTTGGCCTGCTTGCGGACCCTCAATTTGGGGGTAATTGATTTGTTCTGCACTGTTATTCTTATTACACTTTCTGAACTGGAATATTTTGGGTGTGGATCACCTGTTGCAAATTTTAGTCGGTAATTGTTCTGTGAAAATCTGTTGATGTGGATGAAAGGCTCTAGGAATGAGGTCTGATGCCTTCAGCTGTAGACTAACCTGTTATGTAATCATTTTATGAAACTTTATACTTAATTATCACTATTTGAAATGAGGTGAATAGGATAGGTTATGTGTATATATCTTCTAagaaatacattagaaatagttagattgattgaatgaaaccTGAGTAGATTACCCTTTCCAATTTTGGTTACAGTTCGATCTATTAATTTTGGCAGCCATTAAATATCAAATGCAAATGTATGAACTACTCTTATTGTTGATTCATGCATATAAAAACTGACTAAAAAGTGTGAAAGAGCTGAGCTACTGAAGCTTTATCTGTTGCATAACTGATTAAGCttcatcatactccctccgtccgccaaaagtattccactttggcctgGCACGGAgcttaataaaatgtgtgatgatgttgatgtagtggagaaatggccccaccactttatgagatgtgtggttgagattgaatttggggtgggttttttgtaaataaagagtgtttgtaaggataaaatataaaggtggatggtgggaccatggcttaaaaaggaaagtggaatactttttgcggacgccaaatatagtaattgtggaatacttttggcggacggagggagtactttttttaaaactcattCTGTGTGGCTTTATATATTCCTCTATGCTGCATTTGTGCTGTTTATAGCTTGCTGTTCTCACGGTTTTGGACTGTTTTTTGAGTGTTTCctcctttgttttcttttcccaTATCCTTGTATGTTAATGAGAGGAATTTAACCCAGGCATATCATATGTTGAGAAGGAAGAAGTTCGTGTTCTCTTGAGGCAGGTTTGTTTTTTATCCTTTTATTTCTTCCTGGTAGTGCTTGTTGTTCATGTAGTTGATCAACTACATCAAAATTTAATGGATGTGCATTGATGGAAGTCAATTCAATTAGAATTTCAGAATTTGCACTTTTCTGACATCACACTTTAAGTCGTTGGAAGAAAATGTTGAGCTCCTTATGTTCTTTACTTTTGGTCGGATGCAGAAAGCCAATGGCATTTTGTCTTCTTACTGCCAAAAATGCGCTTCATTGCAATACTTGAAAATCTTCAGAACTATGGCTTATAACTTCTGCCTTCTAGTCTTTGCAATTTGCATTGTCAATGTCATTCTGCAAGATGCTAAGCCCCTTCCATATGCGTGGATCAGAATGAGATTCAAGCTAAATATCTGAAATGAATTCCCAATTTCTGCTGGTTTTACACTTAAATGTTTGAAAAAATCTCCCTCGGTAGTAGCTGAATGATAAACTGTTTGCTGCTTGCCAGAGTCTTGATACCTTGTTTTGCTTCCCAGGACCCCAATTTCTGGACATATCGACCATTGTCCGAATTAATGGTCCGTGCAGCTGCAGATGATGTTCGCTTTCTTCTGTTTATCTACCATAAGATGGTGGAGAAGTTAAATGAGAGATCCTTGTGGTATCTTGCAGTTCGTGGTGCACTTTATTGCCGCTGTTTCTGCATCAATGATAATAATTTTGCAGATTGGCCAGCATTGCCTCCTGTTCCAGGTATTTATTATACAATGCCATGGATGTTTCTTGTTTACTTTATCTCTCGAGCAGTTAATAGATGGGTGTCTAAGCATGTAGACATGAACTGTATGCTATAACCATGAATTGCcacaaattatatatttatttataaggcTCTTTGTTAGgaaatatatgaattttgaaCAGTAATAGATAGAAATGCCGGCATATAGAAAATGCAAATTACAATTTGCAGAGGTTCCTTAAATATACCTTTTAATAGCTCTGGTAATCGAGCACTCGTAATACTAGAAAGTGAATGATGGATCCTAGTATTTACTATTTTCCAATATGAATAAGGCTGGGTGAGCTCAGAACTCGGTGCGTATCAGAGTACATATGATGGGCCTATCACATGATCGTGTAGATTATAAGTAAATATTGTTTTCATAAAGCTATTGTGTCACAATTTGTTTGATTTGCCAGTGCATTTGGATTACCTTATGATGGAGTTATAAATTTTTTCTGTGATTCAAATCTAgtgaataattaatatttttgggttttgaaatgtcatagttgAGACATAAGTGAGTTGCATGCATCTAACTTTAGGTCAAAATTGCTCAAGTAGTTCATTATAGGTTTTTTGGGGAGCTGCATTTTGTGTATGTTTGAGTGATgatctggccaaattataaatTCACATTTGGTACTATCAACatttataatatactccctccgtccatgaaaaagagtcctatttggggttcggcacgggttttaagaaagttgttaaagtagatgtaagtggagagagaagtaaatttataggggtagtgcTAGTATGACTTTTAAAGCTCTTAAACCTCAATTAAAATTCAGATTTCATTTCCAACCATTTAAGAATCAAACATCAaacattaatttcaaaattaaagtGTAACTATTGAAATATAGTAAGTTCATCAATGACAAAACGATAAAAAGATTTGCTGTCTCAGATAATTCAATACAAAGAGCTGAAAATACTAAGAAAATTTCAACCAAAATCAAGATAATCGGTCCAGCCCCAAAGCAAAACAGATTAAACAGTTTGCTGAATCACAAACTCACAATCACTTCACTTGTACCTACTTCTTGTCTTCCTTCTCAGCTTCGGCTGCCCTCTTGGCTCTAACACCAACGTGGCGTGCATTCGTTCGCTCCAGACGCAGCTTGTCGTATGCCTTGAATGACTTCATGTCTTGTGTGATCTTCACAAGCTCAACATTTGGTGATGAGCAGGGGGACGACGGGGAGCTCCTCCTAGCTCTGTACTGCTGCCTGTAACTATATTAAACAAGGCATCCAATTTCATTTCCAACAATTTAAAACTCACACTGATTTCCAATTTCTGGGTAAAGAAATTCAGCAGATTCCAAACAAATTTAAAGCAGTTTGAGCAaacaaattcaacaacaaattcGATTCCATCAAGAAATGAATTTTAACgacaaattcaaacaaaatcAACAAATCAATTCCACCAACAAATTTAGGAAATTACAataacaaattcaacaaatcaatTCCACCAACATATTTAGGAAATTCCAACAAGAAATTCA comes from Salvia miltiorrhiza cultivar Shanhuang (shh) chromosome 3, IMPLAD_Smil_shh, whole genome shotgun sequence and encodes:
- the LOC131015355 gene encoding NADP-dependent malic enzyme-like, with product MESTMKELSGESVLDLIDKCGIGGGVLDIYGEDRATEDQPITPWAISVASGYSMLRDPRHNKGLAFSEKERDAHYLRGLLPPVVISQELQEKRLLHILRQYTVPLHRYMAMMDLQERNERLFYKLLIDNVEELLPVVYTPVVGEACQKYGNIFRRPQGLYISLKDKGRILEVLRNWPEKAIQVIVVTDGERILGLGDLGCQGMGIPVGKLSLYTALGGVRPSACLPITLDVGTNNRKLLDDEFYIGLRQNRATGQEYAELLEEFMIAVKQNYGEKILVQFEDFANHNAFDLLAKYRTTHLVFNDDIQGTAAVVLAGVVSASKLMGRDLADHTFLFLGAGEAGTGIAELIALEMSKRANTPVEEARKKIWLVDSKGLIVSSRKESLQHFKLPWAHEHEPVQELLDAVKEIKPSVLIGTSGVGRTFTKEVVEAMAANNEKPLILALSNPTSQSECTAEEAYTWSEGRAIFASGSPFPPVEYNGKTYATGQSNNAYVFPGFGLGLIISGTIRVHDDLLLAASEALAAQTTDENFDKGLIYPPFASIRKISAQIAATVAAKAYELGLASRLPRPKDLVEFAESCMYTPIYRNYR
- the LOC131015410 gene encoding uncharacterized protein LOC131015410 isoform X1 — its product is MASPPKTHIPLPPDPEVHSLLFFAGDKSLDSEACLPSVPIHVVTHASQLPEEFLHPSCEKQLVIGFDCEGVDLCRQGTLCIMQLAFPNAIYLVDAIEGGETLVKACKPALESSYITKVIHDCKRDSEALYFQFGIKLHNVVDTQIAYSLIKEQEGQKRVPDDYISFVGLLADPQFGGISYVEKEEVRVLLRQDPNFWTYRPLSELMVRAAADDVRFLLFIYHKMVEKLNERSLWYLAVRGALYCRCFCINDNNFADWPALPPVPETLIADKQAPEEETLSVLDVPPGKMGCVIGKRGANILAIKEGCSAEIFFGGDKGPPNKVFIIGPIKQVKKAEAMLRGKMQHVYYY
- the LOC131015410 gene encoding uncharacterized protein LOC131015410 isoform X2 — encoded protein: MASPPKTHIPLPPDPGDKSLDSEACLPSVPIHVVTHASQLPEEFLHPSCEKQLVIGFDCEGVDLCRQGTLCIMQLAFPNAIYLVDAIEGGETLVKACKPALESSYITKVIHDCKRDSEALYFQFGIKLHNVVDTQIAYSLIKEQEGQKRVPDDYISFVGLLADPQFGGISYVEKEEVRVLLRQDPNFWTYRPLSELMVRAAADDVRFLLFIYHKMVEKLNERSLWYLAVRGALYCRCFCINDNNFADWPALPPVPETLIADKQAPEEETLSVLDVPPGKMGCVIGKRGANILAIKEGCSAEIFFGGDKGPPNKVFIIGPIKQVKKAEAMLRGKMQHVYYY